In Pseudomonas leptonychotis, the genomic stretch GCGCCGGTTGCTGTAGTCAGTGCAGCGACAGGTTTGCAGGTCCAGCAGTTTGCAGGCGATGCGCGTGTAATAAACGCTGCCATCGTCCTCATCCTCAAGTTTCTGCAGGCAGCACAAACCGCAGCCATCGCAGAGTGATTCCCACTCGTCCTGATCCAACTGCTCGAGGGTTTTACGTTTCCAGAAGGGTTCGACTTTAGCGGCCATGGCGAGGGTACGGTGCGGTGTGAAAAGGCCGGCAGTCTAGCCGCTAGGCCTGCAGCGGCCAAGGACCGCAAGGCGAATGGTTAGGCGCGGCTCAATAACCGCGAGAGAATTCCACCCAACCACGCAGCTCAGCACCGGCACGCCAGCGCGTCAGGTTGTCGATAAACAGCTGTACCAGCAGGCGCGGATCGGTCGGTGCCGAGCTATGCCCGGTGAGCAGCAGACGCGGTGCATTCCAGAACGGATGCCCGGCAAGCAGCGGCTCCTGGCGACAGACATCGATCACCGCACCGGCCAAGTGGCCCTGTTCCAGCGCTGCGACCAGATCGGCATCAACCACCGCCACGCCGCGCCCAGCATTGATAAATAGCGCGCTGGGTTTGCACACCGCGAACAACGGCGCATCAAAGAGGTCGCGAGTCAGCACAGTGTCCGGCAACAGGTTGATCAGGTAGTCGGCCTCGGCTGCCAGGCTCGGCAAAGTCTCCAGCCCAAACACCTGACTAAACGGCGGCTGCTGGCGCCGGCTGCTGGCAATGCCCACCAACTTGACGCCGAAGGGCGCCAGAAATCGCGCCAGGCTCAGGCCGATATCACCGGTGCCGACGATCAACACGTTGCGCCCAGCCAAACTATGCGGCCGGCGGTTGTCCCAGCGCTGCTCGACCTGAGCGGCCAGCGCGGCGAACAGTTGCCGCTCATGGGCCAGCAAATGGCACAGCACATATTCGGCCATCACTTGACCGAAGATACCCACGGCGCGAGTCAGCGGGTAATCCCTGGGTAGCTCAGGGGCCAATAACGGAGTGATTCCGGCCCAGGTTGATTGCAGCCACCCAGGCTTGAGGCCTTGACGCAGTAGCGGTGCAAGCAGATCTGGCTGACCTAACCAGACAGAACAGCCCGCCGCCAGCGCCGCCAACTCGGTAGGCTGATCGCCGCCACACAGTTCAAGCTCGGGAGCCTGTTCGCGCAGCAAGTGGGCGTACAACGCGTGCTCGGCTTCAGCAATCAAAACACGCAGCGGGACCTTCGCAGTGGCGGGCATGGCGTTTACATCGGGTCGTTACGGCGCAGTAATTCATCGGGCAGGTGCTCGATGTACTCATCTTCCGGTGGCGGCATTTGCAGGTGATAGCCCTGCTCATCGAGGTTGGCCAGCACCTTGTGAATGTCCTCACGCGCCAGAACACGCTCTGGGGTCAGCACCATTTCAAAGGCCAGGGTCGGCGTACCAAAAGCTACCAGCAGGTTTTCCGGCACGCGCTTGAGCGCATCACTGCGCAGCACATACAGGTACATTTCGTTCTTGCGCGGGCTTTTATAGATCGAACAAATACGTTTCACGCGGACTCTCCAGTATCAGCCAGGCAATCAAGCAAGGCCTGGCCCATCAATTCACGCCGCCAGCCGCGCAGCGACTCCGGCAGCTGGTAAGGCCCTTTGGGGTAGCCGGTTTTCAGCAAGGCTTCGAGGGTTTTCTTGCGCAGCATCAGTTCCGGCACGATGTTCAAGCGTTCACCTTCGCGCTGGCCAATGCCACGCAGCGTTTTCAGCAGCGCCGACGCTTCCAGCGGCAAGGGCTCAGGCAGCGTTTGCGGCCAGCTTTCGGCTGGGCTGGCCGCCGCTTGCTTGATCAGTTGCAGAATAAACTCGCCGTCCTGGCGCACGGTTTTCGGGTGCATGTCTTCGATACGCGCTAACGCCACCAGGTTATCCGGCTGAGTGCGGGCCAACGGCCACAGTGAATGCTCGCGGATAATCCGGTTACGCGGCTGGTTACGTTTACGCGCCTGATCTTCGCGCCAGGTACACAGCGCCTTGAGCACGGCCAATTGCTGGCGTGAGAGCTTCCAGGCCAACTTAGCATCACGGTAAACCAGCTCGGGGTCGACTTCGCGGCAGAGGTTAGTCACCAGTTCAGCGCCGTCCTCCAGCACCCAGGCATATTTATCGTCCGACAGCTGCGCCTTTAACTGCGCATACACCTCAGCCAGGTGCAGCACGTCTTCGGCTGCATAGCTGACTTGGGTAGCCGACAACGGCCGCTGCAACCAATCAGAGCGAGTCTCGCCCTTGGGCAATTCGATATTCAGCACAGCCTGTACCAAGCGCGAATAGCCCATGGAAAAGCCGAGATTGAGGTAACCCGCCGCCAGCTGTGTGTCGAACAATGGCGCGGGCAGGCTGCCGGTGAGACGCAGAAAAACTTCCAAATCTTCGCTGCAGGCATGCAGCACCTTGACCACTGCTGGGTCTTGCAGCAAGTCGGTAAAGGGCGCCCAGTTACTGATCAGCAGCGGATCGATGAGATAGGCCCGTTCGCCTTCGCTGACCTGCAGCAGACCGGCAATTGGGTAGAAGGTGTCGACCCGCATAAATTCGGTATCGACCGCCACAAACGGCAGGTTGCGCCAGGTTGCACAATGCTGCGCTAGGCTGGCGTCATCGCCAATCCACTGAATATCAATCGCCACACGGCTCTCCCCTGAAGAATGCCGCGCAGTATATACGCCACACTCCATAGCCGGGCATTCGCGATGCGCGACATGGCGCAGAAGCGTTATTCTGCGCGCCTGCATCTGACCACCTTTATCACAGGGAATAACAACAATGAAGAAACTGCTTGGCCTGCTCCTGGCCCTAGTCGCGGCTGTCGCGATTTACCTGGCGGTCACCCCCAGCCCCATCGACCCGCTGGCTTGGCAAGCGCCGGCTATTGCACCGATGACCGGCGTGCTGGAGCCCAATGACACGTTGATGAAAGCCCAATTGCTCGGCCGCGGCCAGGTGCACGGCCCGGAAGATACCGCTGTGGACGCCCAAGGCCAGGTATACAGCGGCTTGCATGACGGCAAGATCGTGCGGATCAAGAGCGACGGCAGCATGGAAACCTTTGTCGACACTAAAGGCCGCCCGCTGGGCATGGACTTTGACGCCGCAGGCAACCTGATCGTCGCCGACGCCTACAAGGGCCTGCTCAGCATCAACACCCAAGGGCAGATCAAGGTGTTGACCACCGAAGCCGAAGGCGTGCCGTTCAAGTTCACCGATGACCTGGATATTGCCCGCGACGGCACCATTTACTTCAGCGATGCCAGCCAGCGTTTCGAACAGCCCGACTACCTGCTTGACCTGCTCGAAGCCCGCCCGTGGGGTCGTCTGCTCAGCTACAACCCGAGCAGCGGCGAAACCAAAGTGCTGCTCAAAGACCTGTACTTTGCCAATGGCGTAGCGCTGTCAGCGAATGAAGACTTCGTACTGGTCAACGAAACCTACCGTTACCGCATCACCCGTTACTGGCTGAGCGGCGACAAGGCCGGCACACACGACATCTTTATCGACAACCTGCCAGGGCTGCCAGACAACCTGCAGGGCGACCGCAACGGTACCTTCTGGGTGGCCCTGCCGAGCCCACGCAAGGCCGACGCTGACTTCCTGCACCGTTATCCATGGCTAAAAACGCAGATGGCCAAGCTGCCGCGCGCTTTTTGGCCCAAGGCCGTGCCCTATGGTTTTGCCATTGCACTTAACGAACAAGGCGAAATCACCCAGAGCCTTCACGACACCAGCGGCACCCACCTGCGCATGATCACCTCGGTCAAACCAGTGGGTGACTACCTGTACTTCGGCAGCCTGGACAACGATCGAATCGGTAAGCTGAAAATCCGCTAGGTTCTACGCTCGCAAAAAAAGCCCGCGCAACTGCTTAGCTGCGCGGGCTTTTTAATGGTTGGCATGCGCCTATCTGAGCTTTTCGGCAATCCAGATGGTGTGCCGGGTGCCCTTGTTGCCATGGGCATACACCTGCACTTCCTCAACCTTGAAGCCGGCCTTACGTATTTTGTCGCTGAACAGCCGGTCGGCGCTGGCTGACCACACCGCCAACACGCCCTTGTTGCGCAACGCCTGATGGCAGCGCTGCAAGCCCTGAGCCGAATACAACCAGCCGTTGCGCTTCTGGGTCAGACCTTCAGGGCCGTTGTCCACGTCGAGCATAATCGCGTCATAACGCTGATCAGCGCTCTTCAAGCAATTGGCCACATCGTCCTGAATTACCCGCGTGCGCGGATCAAGAATGGGGTAACCGGCCTTGGCGCCTAATGGGCCACGGTTCCACTCCACCACCCCTGGCACCAGTTCAGCCACTTCCACTTCGGCGGTTTTACCTAGGTTTTGCAGCGCAGCCGCCAGGGTAAAGCCCATGCCCAAACCACCGATCAGCACCCGTGAGTCAGGCCGCCCGGCGACTTTTTTGCACGGAATAGCCGCCAGGGCATCTTCGGAGCCATGCATACGCGTGTTCATCAACTGACCACCGTCACCACCGGCAATCTTGATGACGAAATCCTCGCCGTACTCGAACAGGCACAATGCGCCCGAGCCATCGGGAATCGGAGCAGTATCGAGCAGTACAAAACGCTTCATGGGTCGCAGCAGCCTGAGTCTTGGAAAAACGGGCAGGCAGCATGCACACAAACGCGCAAAGATGCAGCGTCCTGTCGGCAGAAAAATCTATGCGCCGGCACTTTCCGTCAGCCGCGGCACAGGGTTTATGATGCCCGCTGTCTCTTTGCCCACAGGATGACCGGCATGCCCATCGCTCAATTGATCAGCGCCGCGCAACTGCAGCAGCGCCTCGCGCAATCCAACCTGCTTCTGCTCGATTGCCGCTTCGCCCTGGATGACCCGACCTACGGCGAGCGCAGCTATAGCGAAGGGCACATTCCCGGCGCACAGTTTGCCGACCTGGAACGCGACCTTTCCGGCCCCATCATTAAGGGTGTTAGCGGCCGTCATCCGTTACCCGCTCCCGCATTGCTGTTGCAGCGCCTGCGTGAGTGGGGCCTGGAAAGTGACAGTGACGTGGTGTTGTATGACGACGGTCCCGGCGCTTTTGCCGCCCGCGCGTGGTGGTTACTGGCTTGGCTGGGCAAGCGCGATAACGTTTACCTACTCGACGGTGGCCTCAAGGCCTGGCGTGAAGCCAGCGGGGCGTTGACCCACGACCTACCAACCGTGGCGCCCGGCACCTTTACCGGCAGTGCCGATGCCAGCCTGCTGGTCAGCGCGGCGCAGCTGCAACAGCGCTTGGGTGATAGCCAGCTAACCCTGCTGGATGCCCGCGGCCTGCCACGCTTCAAGGGTGAAGTGGAGCCGATCGACCCGGTGGCC encodes the following:
- a CDS encoding spermidine synthase, whose product is MKRFVLLDTAPIPDGSGALCLFEYGEDFVIKIAGGDGGQLMNTRMHGSEDALAAIPCKKVAGRPDSRVLIGGLGMGFTLAAALQNLGKTAEVEVAELVPGVVEWNRGPLGAKAGYPILDPRTRVIQDDVANCLKSADQRYDAIMLDVDNGPEGLTQKRNGWLYSAQGLQRCHQALRNKGVLAVWSASADRLFSDKIRKAGFKVEEVQVYAHGNKGTRHTIWIAEKLR
- a CDS encoding SMP-30/gluconolactonase/LRE family protein, with the translated sequence MKKLLGLLLALVAAVAIYLAVTPSPIDPLAWQAPAIAPMTGVLEPNDTLMKAQLLGRGQVHGPEDTAVDAQGQVYSGLHDGKIVRIKSDGSMETFVDTKGRPLGMDFDAAGNLIVADAYKGLLSINTQGQIKVLTTEAEGVPFKFTDDLDIARDGTIYFSDASQRFEQPDYLLDLLEARPWGRLLSYNPSSGETKVLLKDLYFANGVALSANEDFVLVNETYRYRITRYWLSGDKAGTHDIFIDNLPGLPDNLQGDRNGTFWVALPSPRKADADFLHRYPWLKTQMAKLPRAFWPKAVPYGFAIALNEQGEITQSLHDTSGTHLRMITSVKPVGDYLYFGSLDNDRIGKLKIR
- the rnd gene encoding ribonuclease D produces the protein MAIDIQWIGDDASLAQHCATWRNLPFVAVDTEFMRVDTFYPIAGLLQVSEGERAYLIDPLLISNWAPFTDLLQDPAVVKVLHACSEDLEVFLRLTGSLPAPLFDTQLAAGYLNLGFSMGYSRLVQAVLNIELPKGETRSDWLQRPLSATQVSYAAEDVLHLAEVYAQLKAQLSDDKYAWVLEDGAELVTNLCREVDPELVYRDAKLAWKLSRQQLAVLKALCTWREDQARKRNQPRNRIIREHSLWPLARTQPDNLVALARIEDMHPKTVRQDGEFILQLIKQAAASPAESWPQTLPEPLPLEASALLKTLRGIGQREGERLNIVPELMLRKKTLEALLKTGYPKGPYQLPESLRGWRRELMGQALLDCLADTGESA
- a CDS encoding D-2-hydroxyacid dehydrogenase, with protein sequence MRVLIAEAEHALYAHLLREQAPELELCGGDQPTELAALAAGCSVWLGQPDLLAPLLRQGLKPGWLQSTWAGITPLLAPELPRDYPLTRAVGIFGQVMAEYVLCHLLAHERQLFAALAAQVEQRWDNRRPHSLAGRNVLIVGTGDIGLSLARFLAPFGVKLVGIASSRRQQPPFSQVFGLETLPSLAAEADYLINLLPDTVLTRDLFDAPLFAVCKPSALFINAGRGVAVVDADLVAALEQGHLAGAVIDVCRQEPLLAGHPFWNAPRLLLTGHSSAPTDPRLLVQLFIDNLTRWRAGAELRGWVEFSRGY
- a CDS encoding YcgL domain-containing protein; this encodes MKRICSIYKSPRKNEMYLYVLRSDALKRVPENLLVAFGTPTLAFEMVLTPERVLAREDIHKVLANLDEQGYHLQMPPPEDEYIEHLPDELLRRNDPM
- a CDS encoding sulfurtransferase, whose protein sequence is MPIAQLISAAQLQQRLAQSNLLLLDCRFALDDPTYGERSYSEGHIPGAQFADLERDLSGPIIKGVSGRHPLPAPALLLQRLREWGLESDSDVVLYDDGPGAFAARAWWLLAWLGKRDNVYLLDGGLKAWREASGALTHDLPTVAPGTFTGSADASLLVSAAQLQQRLGDSQLTLLDARGLPRFKGEVEPIDPVAGHIPGAQCAAFTDNLDSDGHFLSPQQLRQRFAAQLGERPANELVAYCGSGVTACHNLFALCLAGYPLAPLYAGSWSEWITDPARPVATGD